The following are from one region of the Pseudorasbora parva isolate DD20220531a chromosome 12, ASM2467924v1, whole genome shotgun sequence genome:
- the cyp24a1 gene encoding 1,25-dihydroxyvitamin D(3) 24-hydroxylase, mitochondrial, with protein sequence MKAHIQKGPQILQLLKKKSVGLQHCKPTSSVCVLDSKDAPGSAPCAHSLDSIPGPTNWPLFGSLIEVLRKGGLKRQHEALIDYHKKFGKIFRMKLGSFESVHIGAPCLLEALYRKESSYPQRLEIKPWKAYRDMRDEAYGLLILEGKDWQRVRSAFQQKLMKPTEVMKLDGKINEVSADLIKRIRRAHVNGKINDLYFELNKWSFETICYVLYDKRFGLLQDSVSEEAMEFITSIKTMMSTFGTMMVTPVELHRTLNTKTWKDHTEAWDRIFSTAKLYIDKKLKRHSNGKADDFLCDIYHQSHLTKKELYAATTELQVGGVETTANSMLWAIFNLSRNPCAQGKLLKEIRAVVPAGQTPRAEHIKNMPYLRACLKESMRVSPSVPFTSRTLDKDTVLGDYTLPKGTVLMINSQAIGSNEEYFDNGKQFRPERWLQNKGSINPFAHVPFGIGKRMCIGRRLAELQIQLGLCWILRDYEIVATDHEPVEALHSGTLVPSRDLPVAFVPR encoded by the exons ATGAAAGCGCATATCCAGAAAGGTCCTCAGATTCTACAGCTACTGAAGAAGAAGTCAGTGGGGCTTCAGCACTGTAAGCCCACATCCTCCGTGTGCGTGCTGGACTCGAAGGATGCTCCCGGGAGCGCGCCCTGCGCGCACAGTCTCGACTCTATTCCTGGACCAACAAACTGGCCGCTGTTCGGCAGCCTCATCGAGGTGCTCCGGAAAGGAGGCTTAAAGAGACAACACGAGGCGCTG ATTGATTATCATAAGAAGTTTGGGAAGATCTTCCGGATGAAGCTGGGCTCTTTTGAGTCGGTTCACATCGGGGCTCCGTGTTTATTGGAGGCTCTTTACAGGAAGGAGAGCAGCTATCCTCAGAGACTGGAGATCAAACCGTGGAAAGCCTACAGAGACATGCGGGACGAGGCCTATGGGCTGCTCATACT GGAGGGGAAGGACTGGCAGCGTGTGCGCAGCGCTTTCCAGCAGAAACTCATGAAACCAACCGAAGTCATGAAACTGGACGGGAAAATCAATGAA GTTTCAGCTGATTTGATAAAGAGGATCAGAAGAGCACATGTCAATGGGAAAATCAATGATTTGTATTTTGAACTGAACAAGTGGTCCTTTGAAA CCATTTGCTATGTGCTTTACGACAAGCGTTTTGGGCTCTTGCAAGACAGTGTCAGCGAGGAGGCCATGGAGTTCATCACGTCGATAAAAACG ATGATGAGCACCTTTGGAACAATGATGGTGACGCCCGTGGAGCTTCACAGGACCCTGAATACAAAAACATGGAAAGACCACACAGAGGCATGGGACCGTATTTTTAGCACAG CCAAACTTTACATTGACAAGAAGCTGAAGAGGCACTCGAACGGCAAAGCGGACGACTTCCTCTGCGATATCTACCACCAGAGCCACCTCACCAAGAAGGAGCTGTACGCCGCCACAACAGAACTTCAGGTCGGAGGAGTGGAGACG ACCGCTAATAGCATGTTGTGGGCTATTTTCAACCTCTCCCGTAACCCCTGCGCACAAGGAAAACTTCTGAAGGAGATCCGAGCCGTGGTGCCTGCTGGGCAGACCCCTCGCGCCGAACACATCAAGAACATGCCCTACCTCAGAGCCTGCCTGAAGGAGTCCATGAG AGTTTCACCATCTGTGCCGTTCACCAGCCGTACCTTAGACAAAGACACCGTGCTGGGCGATTATACTCTGCCTAAAGGA ACCGTCCTGATGATCAACAGTCAGGCTATCGGTTCAAACGAGGAGTATTTTGACAATGGGAAGCAGTTCAGACCCGAGCGCTGGCTTCAGAATAAAGGCTCCATCAATCCCTTCGCCCATGTGCCCTTCGGGATAGGAAAGAGGATGTGCATCGGCCGACGTCTCGCTGAGCTACAGATCCAGCTGGGTCTTTGCTGG ATACTACGCGACTATGAGATTGTGGCCACGGACCATGAGCCGGTGGAAGCGCTGCATTCAGGAACTCTGGTTCCCAGTCGAGACCTTCCAGTGGCTTTTGTCCCGCGATGA